From the Musa acuminata AAA Group cultivar baxijiao chromosome BXJ1-2, Cavendish_Baxijiao_AAA, whole genome shotgun sequence genome, one window contains:
- the LOC103976406 gene encoding ethylene-responsive transcription factor ERF018-like: protein MASRDTENNAAGKQQQQHLSTSKRYRGVRMRKWGSWVAEVRFPNSRQRLWLGSYRTPEQAARAFDAAVYCLRGTGARCNFPGQFPDITPTHKLSPEEIRAAAMRFARDVPTRPGEAQEGGMETSTETAVPNKGNSATVTGLLSADKPIPAEKRIGAVQLANEGEKTAEEVDQGEGSSGTMVKPPEASKELPWSWNAEDEDTWPSFSYYDDIYESSPLWNFRSAD from the coding sequence ATGGCCAGCAGAGACACGGAGAACAACGCCGCcggcaagcagcagcagcagcacctgtCGACGAGCAAACGGTACCGGGGGGTGCGGATGAGGAAGTGGGGCTCGTGGGTGGCGGAGGTGAGGTTCCCCAACAGCCGGCAGAGGCTGTGGCTGGGCTCGTACCGAACCCCGGAGCAGGCGGCGAGGGCCTTCGATGCCGCTGTCTACTGCTTGCGTGGGACCGGGGCGAGATGCAACTTCCCCGGCCAGTTTCCCGACATAACGCCCACCCATAAGCTGAGCCCGGAGGAGATACGGGCGGCGGCCATGCGCTTCGCACGTGATGTACCGACGCGGCCTGGGGAGGCGCAGGAAGGTGGCATGGAGACGTCGACGGAGACGGCAGTTCCGAACAAGGGGAACTCGGCGACCGTGACGGGGTTGCTGTCTGCAGATAAGCCAATCCCGGCGGAGAAACGGATCGGGGCCGTGCAGTTAGCCAATGAGGGTGAGAAGACGGCGGAGGAGGTGGATCAAGGGGAGGGGAGCTCGGGGACGATGGTGAAGCCACCGGAGGCTTCCAAGGAATTGCCATGGTCGTGGAATGCGGAGGACGAGGATACTTGGCCTTCCTTTTCTTATTATGATGACATTTATGAATCATCACCTCTTTGGAACTTCCGGAGCGCCGATTAA
- the LOC135612638 gene encoding ethylene-responsive transcription factor ERF017-like codes for MKNTATGEQHPSTRRYRGVRLRKWGSWVAEVRFPNSRERLWLGSYPTPEQAARAFDAAVYCLRGPGAALNFPEQPPHIPSASTLNREEIRAAAVRFAHDVPRRAEEAQGGGGEATTGVVSPGEANSRAMAESMEVFPAFYFPGVSGWSNEEEEDVWAAAATASIDDIYRSSPLWNF; via the coding sequence ATGAAGAACACGGCCACCGGGGAGCAACATCCGTCGACGCGACGGTACAGGGGCGTGCGGCTGAGGAAGTGGGGCTCGTGGGTGGCGGAGGTGCGGTTCCCCAACAGCCGGGAGAGGCTGTGGCTTGGCTCCTACCCGACTCCTGAGCAGGCGGCGAGGGCCTTCGATGCTGCCGTGTACTGCCTCCGTGGGCCAGGCGCTGCGCTCAACTTCCCCGAACAACCGCCCCACATACCCTCGGCCAGTACGCTGAACCGGGAGGAGATACGGGCCGCAGCCGTACGGTTCGCTCATGACGTGCCTAGGCGGGCTGAGGAGGCACAAGGCGGTGGTGGAGAGGCAACGACTGGCGTGGTGTCTCCAGGGGAGGCGAACTCGCGAGCAATGGCGGAGTCGATGGAGGTCTTCCCGGCGTTTTACTTCCCAGGAGTATCGGGGTGGTcgaatgaggaggaagaggatgttTGGGCTGCTGCCGCTACTGCTTCTATCGATGACATTTATAGATCATCACCTCTCTGGAACTTTTGA